In the genome of Enterococcus sp. DIV2402, the window ATGAAAATCAAAGTCCACGCTTTGAAGAAATTCCTTTATTTTTACCGCAGTACTTAAATTTCATTCGTGAACAAGTGGAGCAACAATTAGCTAATCAAATCCATGACGAAGAGTAAGAAGAAACAATGACGTTTCTTCTTCTTTTTTTCTTGATTTTTATACCGCTTTCTTGGTAAACTAAACGTCTGCCAAAAATACCGTGTCTCATTGAAACATTCTCAACTATTTCAAAATAAAGGGGAGTACCAAATGAACGAGTATATTGAAATTATCCACGCAAGAGAAAACAACTTAAAAAATGTCAGTCTCAAAATTCCCAAAAATAAAATTACTATTTTTACCGGCGTCTCTGGCTCAGGAAAATCATCGATTGTTTTTGATACTATTGCCCAAGAAGCTGGTCGTCAACTGAATGAAACCTATGATAGTTTTACCCGTTTATTTTTACCTAAATACAGTCGTCCAGAGGTTGATGAGATTAATAATCTTTCTACAGCGATTGTGGTCAATCAAAAGAAGATTGGTGGCAGTGCGCGCTCAACGTTAGGGACGATTACTGACATCAATGCGTTATTTCGTGTGTTGTTTTCACGTTTTGCAACACCTAGTTTAGGATATGCAAATGCTTATTCATTTAATGATCCTAGTGGAATGTGTTCTGTCTGTCAGGGGATTGGTAAGACGATTGCATTAGATGTTGAAAAAGCAGTCGATCATGAACGTTCCTTAAATGAAGGGGCGATTTTACTTCCAGGATTTACAGTAGGCTCATGGTATTGGAAATTACACGCAGAAACCGGCCTATTTGATCCTGATAAAAAAATTAACAAGTATACACCAGAAGAATATCAGCTCTTAATGTATGCTGATGCACAAAAAATTACAACGGCAGAAACTGGTGATATGAATGTCACGTATGAGGGCATTGTAACGCGTTTTATGCGTACCACTATTCATACTGAAAAGGAAACTAGTAAACGTGCCGCCAAAGTGATTGAAGAATTTACAGTTATGAAAGCTTGTCCATCGTGTGCAGGCAAACGTTACAATTCTGAAGTGCTTGCTTCAACGATTGATGGCTACAATATTCATGATGTGACATCCGTTCAATTAACTGAATTGATTGAGATTTTGAAAGAAATTGATAATGAAACACGTCATCCAATTATTATTGGGATTCAAAAGCGTGTACAAGACTTAGTTGATATTGGTTTGGGATATATGGATTTATGTCGGGAAACCAACAGTTTATCAGGTGGAGAATCACAACGCGTCAAAATGGTCAAACAATTAGCGAGTAGTTTAACGAATATGATTTATATCTTTGATGAACCGAGTACAGGGTTGCATCCTCGCGATGTCTATCGTTTGAATGAATTATTGCGGAAAATTCGTGATGTAGGTAACACGGTTTTAGTTGTTGAACATGATCCAGATGTAATTCAAATTGCGGACTACATTGTTGATGTAGGTCCCTTTGCCGGTACGCACGGTGGAGAAATCACCTTTACAGGTAGCTATGAAGAATTACTCCAATCAGATACCTTAACTGGAAAATCATTAAAACAATCCCTACCTATCAATGAACAACCAAGGCTGGTAAATGATTATTATGAAAGTCAGTCTAGTTCTTTGCATAATTTAAAAAATATTCAGCTGCGAGTACCAAAAGGGATTTTCACAGCTATCACTGGTGTGGCGGGTTCAGGTAAAAGTACCCTGGTTAATCAAGTATTTGCGAAAGACTATCCAGATGCCATTCAAATTAATCAAACACCGATCCATACAAATAAACGTTCAAACCCAGCAACATATACTGGAATCATGAATAGCATTCGAAAATCCTTTGCGAAAGCAAGTGGCATGGATGCTGGTTATTTCAGTTACAATTCAAAAGGTGCTTGCCCGGAATGTAACGGAAGTGGAACGATTGAATTAAATCTATCTTTTATGGATAAATCTGAAGTAGAATGTACACACTGTCATGGAAAAAGGTACAATCCTACTGTTTTAGAACATGTCTATCAAGGAAAAAATATTGTTGAAGTAATGGATATGACGATTGAAGAAGCAGTTGTCTTCTTTGATGCGAAAGACATTCAACGCAAATTAAAAAACTTGCAAGAAGTAGGAATTGGTTATCTAACATTAGGGCAACCAATGGATACTTTATCTGGAGGAGAAGCGCAACGTTTGAAATTAGCGAACGAATTAAAGACAAACGGGAATATTTATATTTTAGATGAACCAACAACAGGTTTGCATATGTCTGATGTCAAAAACGTTATCCGGATTATCAATAACTTAGTTGAAAAAGGGAACACAGTGATTGTGATTGAACATAATGTCGATGTGATTCGCAATGCCGATTGGGTCATTGATCTTGGCCCAGACGGCGGCCGTGATGGTGGCGAAATTCTTTTTGAAGGTACTGTTAAAGAGTTGAGAGAATCAACAACGATTACTGGAAAATATGTGTAGATAATCATAAAAAGCATTCAGCAGAAGTTGAATGCTTTTTATTTATTGTTAATGTAAAAAAAACATTTTTTTGAAAGCGCTTGACACACTTTGAGTTTAACGTTAAACTATCTTCGAAAACTAAAGTTTAACGTTAAACTAAAATTAGGAGGATGTTTTATGAAGAAAAAAGTCTTAAGTGCTTTATTTTCGATGTTGTTGGTAACGAGTTTGGCTGCATGTTCTTCTGGAGGTGATAAAGCAAGTGGTGGTACAAAAGATGAGAATGCAGATAAAGGTTTGGAAGTTTTAGGTGATACGGTGACATTTGATCCTAACAAACTTGTTAATGAGGGAGAGCCGATTACTATTGAATATTGGACTTGGGGAGAGAACGATCCAACATTGAAAATGGCAGAAGCTTATGAAGAAATTTATCCAAATGTGGAAATCAAAGAAGTTATCCAACCATGGGATGATTTTTGGACAAAACTACCACTTTCCTTAAAAGGAAAAAATGGACCTGCTGTTTTCAATATTCATAATTCACAGCATGATTTAATCATGCCATATTTAGAAGCGTATGACATTCCTGTTGAAAATTTACAAGCCGATTTTAATTCTGTTGATCCACATATTATTGATGGTAATGTTTATTATACGGATAGTGTGATTAACACAGGAAATATTTATTACAACAAAAAGCTTTGGGAAGAGGCAGGATTAACAGATAAAGATATCCCTAAAACATGGGAGCAATTTAGAGGGATTGCCAAAAAATTAACTAAAACAGATGGTGATAAAATTGTACAAGCTGGTTTCAACTATAATGGCGAAACATATAATGCATTATATCAAGGAATGAATTATCAAAAAGGTGAATTATTATTTTCTAAAGATGGTAAAGTAGCAAACTATGATAATTCTGTTACCATTGAAAATACTCAATTTTTTGTTGATTTATATGAAAAAGATAAAGTAGGGTCAAAAGACTTCGGTGACGACTCTACTATGAGCTTCGGTAATGGCCAGACAGCGATGGTTTACAAATGGGGTTGGATGGTTGGCGAATTAGAAGCTAAATATCCTGACATTGAGTATGGCGTGTTTGCCACACCAACGCCAACAGAAGAAGTACCATTTGCATATGATCGATTTAATGGTGAAAGCACACCTGGGATTAATAAAAATCAAACAGAAGAACAGCGTGCAATCGCACAAGATTTCATCCGTTTTTGTTTAGCGAACGATGAATATTCAGTCACTGCTGGTTTAACGATGGCTTCTTTCCCAACAAAAAAATCATTAGCAGATAATCCTAGAATTTTAGAAGACCCCGTATTAAGCGTGATTGCACCACGTGTAGAACGTTTAATTTGGCCAGGAGCCTTTCCATCAACCATTGAAACTTCTGCAAAACAAACAATTGAAGATATTCTTTACAATGGTAAGTCAGTTGAAGTAGCTGTCAAAGAAGGACAAGAACGCATGGATAGTGACATGAAGAATTCTGATTTTACTTCGTTAGAAAGTAGTTATCAATTCTTTGATGAAGCTAAATAAAATCGATAGCGCTGATAATTAATTTGTCAGCGCTTTATATAAAGGAGAACAACGAATGGGTAGTAGAAGTCGAGTTAGTTCGAATATTTTTAGTTTAAGAAATGTTACGATTCTATTTTTAGTGGGTTATTTTGGTATTTTTGTTATTTATCCTATTTATAAAGCTTTTGCGGGAAGTCTGCATGATTGGAATCCTTTAATAGATCAATATGACTTTGTAGGGTTAGCTAATTTTAAAAATGTTTTAACCAATCAATTATTTTGGAGTTCAATCTCTAACACGTTTATTTTTGCTTTTTTCTCAGTAATCTTTCGTATAATTATTGGTTTAGGGTTAGCTATCTTGCTCTATTCGAAATTAGCAAGATTTAAGACTTTTTTTAGAGGAATGTTTTATATGCCAACAATTACTCCATTGGTAGCAGTATCTTTTGTATGGATGTGGTTATATAATCCCCAATTTGGTTTGATTAACAAAGTATTCCATATAGATATTAATTGGTTGAAAGATTCACATTGGGCACTACCAGCAATTATTATTATGACAATTTGGAAAGATTTTGGTTATGCTACTGTTATTTTTTTAGGTGGTTTAATGGGGCTACCAGAAGATGTATTTGAAGCTGCAGACATGGATGGTGCTTCAAAATGGCAACGCTTTGTAAATATTACATGGCCTTTGTTGAAGCCAACAACCTTATTTGTAACAATTACGTCTTTAATTTCATATTTACAAGCGTATGTGCAAATTTTGATAATGACTGAAGGCGGTCCAGGAACCTCCACGTATGTTATTTCTTATCTAATTTTCGATGAAGCTTTCGTTAAATATAATTTTGGTGTTGCTTCAGCCATGGCAATTATTCTATTTGTAATAATTGGTATTTTGACGGTGATTATGTTTAAAATAACTGGGGAAAGTGAGGGACTTGCTTAATGAATGCAGAACGAATAAAAACGATTTTTTTTAATACAATTCTACTAATTATTGCGTTAATTACTGTCGTTCCGTTTATTTGGATGTTGATTTCTTCTTTTGCACCAAATAGCGAAATAGTGAAAATTGGGGGAAGCTTTTTTCCAACACCATCAACATTTTCTAACTACACAAGCATTCAGGAACGCTTTAATTTTATGCGAATGTTCGCTAACAGCTTAGTTGTTTCTTTAACAGTCACCGTGTTGACTATTTATTCAAGTGCTTTAGTTGGTTTTGTCTTTGCAAAATTTAAATTTCGTGGTCGTAATATATTATTTGGGATGGTTTTAAGTTCTATGATGTTACCATGGGCAGTCACCATTATTCCTAAATATGAAATGATGGTTAACTTCGGTTGGTTAGATACTTACAAATCATTAATTATTCCATCTATTGTGAGTGGTTTTGGCATTTTTATGTTTCGTCAATCTATTTCACAAATCTCTGATGAAATGTTAGAAGCTGCCAGAGTTGATGGTGCTTCCGATTTTTTCATTTTTCATCGAATTATTTTACCAATGTCTAGAAACACCATTTCTAGTTTAGCTATTTTTCAGTTCTTGTGGAGTTGGGAAGATTTCTTATGGCCATTCTTAATGATTAATGATGAGAACAAGCAATTAATTTCTGTAGGATTACGTTTATTTAATGGACAATATGGGACAGATTATGGAGGTTTATTTGCGGCCACCTCTATTTCAATTATTCCAGTTATTATTGTGTATATCGTTTTCCAAAAACAATTTATTGCCGGTATTGCAAGTGGTTCAGGGAAATAGAAATTATTACTTAAAAGAAAGGGTGTAGGGTATACTAGAGGTGATTAGATAAAAGGGAGGACAACCTATGAGAGTGACAATTAAGCAAATTGCTGAAGAAGCAAACGTTAGTGTAACAACCGTATCAAATGTCATTAATAAAAGATCTCATCGTGTTTCCAAAGAGAAAATTGCCTTAATAGAAAATATTATTGAAAAGTATAATTACATTCCTAATATGAATGCGCGATCCTTAGTGCAATCTTCTTCTAATTTAATAGGATTGCTTTATTTTTCGGCTATTGATAATGCTGATTTTGTATTTTCTGATCCATTTACCGCAGAAGTTTTGTCTGGAATTGAGGAACAGGCAAAGAATCATGGTTATTTTGTATTGGTGCATAATGTTAATTCAGCAGAAGATGTTAAAACTATTCAGAGAAATTGGCGTTTTGAGGGGTTCATTGTTGTTGGTGTACGTGTAAAAGAATTTTTGGAACTAAATAACGTTTTTGATGGCCCTGTTGTTTATATTGATACGCATCTTTCAAAAGAAACATTAAGGGAACTTGAACAACAAACGAATCGTTTATTTGTAAATACAAATGATTATCAAGCTAGTACATTGGCAGTGGAACATTTGATTCATTATGGTCATGAGAAAATAGCGTTTCTTTCTTTTGACTACATTGTGGGTGAGCCAAGTGTTATTCAAGAACGACATCAAGCTTATATCGATACATTAAAGAAATATCATTTAACCTTTAAATCGCATTGGATATATAACAACTCTGAATTTGAGCGAATTTATCAAGAATTAGCTGAATTTACTGCAATTGTTGTTACTGGAGATTATTTAGCGGCTAAATTAGTAAAATTTTTAAAAAATAAGAATAAACGAGTGATGGAACAATTATCGATTATTGGATTTGATGATATTACTTTTGCAGAATTAATGGACCCAGCGTTGACAACAATACGACTAAATCCAGGTAACAAGGGGGCGATTGCTTTTCACCAACTGATTGGACTGGCCAAACAAGAAGAAATAAAAAATCAAGTACTACTATTAGAGGGAGAATTGATTTCTCGAGACTCTGTTCACAAAATCAAATAAAAAAGCTCTGTGAAATAAGTATAGTTAACAATAAAATATCCGAACGATAGAGAGAATGGACTGTGATCTAGCAGTTCCTCGTCGCAAATTCACTAGAATTAGCGTTACTTACTCCAAATTGTTCGGATATTTTTTCTTGTTTTAATTATGTCACAGTGCGTATTTTTAACGAAATTTGCTTATTTTCAAAATGTATGATTATATTTTAGTAAACACTTTCAAATATGAAAAGAGGAGCTATTATGGTAGGAATTAGGGATGTTGCAAAACGGGCGGGTGTGTCCATTGCAACAGTATCGCGTGTGCTAAATGAGGATCCGACACTTTCAGTAACCGATGAAACCAAACGAAAGATTGCAGAATCGGTTAATTTTTATCATTATGTCAAAAAAAGTCCCGTTGCAAAAAATTTAACGAATATTGCATTGATAACGACGGTTTCTGAAGTAGATGAATTGGAAGATCCCTATTTTCGAACGATTCGCAGAGGAATTCAAATCGAAGCAGAACAAAGCAAAGTCAATTTGAAAAAAATTATTCGTTTATCAGAAACACCATTGGAGCAAGACGATTTGTTAAAATGTCAAGGTGTGTTGATTATTGGGCAGGTATTATCTTCTGTGATTGAAGAAGTGTCGGCAATTAATTCGAATGTCGTAGTGATTGACGATCCTAGTATTGAAGCTGAAGTAGATGCAGTGTACACCGATTTAACGAAAGCAACGAATCAGCATTTAGATCGGTTGTATAAAAAAGGCCACCGAAACATTGCGTTTATTGGAGGAGGACGTGTCCGTTTAGATAGCCAAGGAAATAAACACGTGTCAGATGATGATTATCGAAAAATAGCCTATGAGACGTGGATGAAACAAAAAGGATTAGAAAAATATAGTCAAATTTATTTAGAAGGCTGGACCACACTTGACGGAATGCAGGCAGCAGATTTACTTTTGAAAAAACATGCTCAAGATAAGTTGCCGACTGCTATCATGGTAGGAAATGATCCTATTGCTGTGGGTGTTTATCGTTCACTTCAAAAAAATGGCCTACATATTCCAGAAGATATTTCGATTGTGAGTTTTGATAATATTGAAGTTGCCGAATTTTTAACACCTGCATTAAATACGGTGAATGTGAATACAGAAGAAATTGGAAAACTAGCAGTTCGCATGGTTAATGAACGAATAAAAGAAGTTAGAAAAGTTTCGATCCAAGTGATTGTTTCTAATAATATTATTGTTAGAGAAAGTGAAAAAAATATCGATTAAAAAAGTAAACATCCAAAAATTTGGGTGTTTACTTTTTTTGTTTACTAATATTTTTAGTAAAAAATATTGACAAAACATTAAGTAAACAGTTATAGTGTTGTTAACAAAAAGAAAACGCATTCAAAACAGGAGGAATTAAGATGAAACATTTCAAAAAAATAGCCTTAACAGGGTTAGCTGTTTTAACTGGGACATTACTCGCGGCATGTGGTGGGGGAGATAGCAATTCTAAAGACGGGCAAGTAACTTTAAGCTATGCGAGTTGGGATACTGACCAAGCTCCAGGATTAAGAAAAATGTTAGATGAATTTGAAAAACAAAATCCTGATATCAAAGTAGAAATGGAGACAACGCCTTGGGATCAATATTGGGTTAAATTAGAAGCTGCAACAACGGGAGGTAATATGCCAGATGTAGTAACCATGCACTCTAGCGAATCCTATAAATATATGTCACAGAATGCTTTGATGGGACTTGATGATGTTATCAAAGAAAATGATATTGACATGGGAAACTTTACTGAAGGAATTGCTGATTTCTATACACTTGAAGACGAACTATACGCAATCCCTAAAGATGCTTCTGTAGTGGGACTATGGTACAACAAAGAATTATTTGATAATGCAGGTGTCGATTATCCAGATGAAACATGGACATGGGAAACACTCAGACAAGCTGCAATTGATTTAACAGATGAATCAAAAGGCATCTATGGTTTTGCATCACATATTGGGACAGAGACTGGTTACTGGCCATTTATTTATCAAAATGGGGGAGAAGTATTTGCCGATGACAATACAAAATCAGGTTTGAATACCCCAGAAGCACAAGAAGCTTTAGCTTTTTATCGAGATATTGCACTTGTGGATCATGCTTCACCAACAATTACAGAATTACAAGACCCTGATAAGTTAAGTCGTTTTCAATCAGGTAGATTAGCAATGATGATTGAAGGAAACTGGTTTGCACCGGGATTTTTGAAAAATGACTATCTAGTTGAAAATGCTGCTTCTGCCGTGTTACCTAAGGGAAAAGTTAATGCAACAATTACAAATGGACTTGGTTGGGCTGCCAGTGCGAATACAAAACACCCAGAAGAAGTGAAAAAACTAATGGCATTTTTAGCTAGTGAGGACGCCAATAAAATCCAAGCGGAAACGGGTGCATCAATCCCAGCACTAAAAGGCTTTGAAGACGAGTGGGCTGCTTCTTCAGATACAATTGATTTGAGTGCTTTTGGAAAAATGTTGGAGTATGGAGTCCCTCGTCCATACAATAAAGATGGATTACGAGCTGAACAAGCAGAAGTTCAAATTATCAACCGTATTCTTTCTGGTGAAGTAACTGTTGAAGATGGAACCGCTCAAATTGAAAAAGAAGTCAATGCGATATTGAGCGGAAATTAAATTAGTTAATTATACAATATACAGGCGAAAGGATTCTATTTCGTCTGTATATTAATGGATGAATACCAAAAAGGGGGATATTATGAAAAATCGAATTTTTGGAAAATATCGTAAAGATCAAGTGATATGGGGCTATATTTTTATTTTTCCAACGGCATTAGGATTAATTTTATTAAATATATGGCCAGCAATTCAAACAGCAATTTTAAGTTTTCAAAAAACAGTGGGGTTCGGTGATACTGAATGGGTCGGATTAAGAAATTACCAAAAAATGTTTGCAGACGGTGAAGTTTTTCAGTCTTTATTAAACACGTTAATTTATGCAGTGGTTTCGATACCTAGTATTGTTGTATTGTCCTTATTGGTGGCAGTTTTAATGAATAGAAAAGTTAAGGGATTGTCGATTTATCGGACAATTTATTTTCTACCAGTCGTTGCTGCACCATCCGCAGTCGCAATGATTTGGCGCTGGATGTTCAATAATGATTATGGACTGATTAATAACATGTTGGCTAAAATAGGTCTCGATGGACCAGCATGGTTAACGGATCCATCGATTGCGATTTATTCTATTATCATTGTAGGAGTTTGGAGTGCTATTGGTTATAACATGGTGTTATTACTAGCCGGCTTACAAGAAATTCCTAAAGACTATTATGAAGCAGCAGAGATTGATGGTGCTAGTCCAATCCAGCAGTTTTTCAACATTACGTTACCATTAGTTACACCAACATTATTTTTTGTAGTTGTAACAACAGTTATCAATGCTTTCCAAGTATTTGATGTTATTTTTATGATGATTACTCCTAATAGTACCGCCATGTTTAAATCACAATCATTAGCCTATTTATTCTATAAACATTCATTTATTTTAAATGACAAGGGATATGGTTCGGCAATCGTTATGTTCCTTTTAGTGATTATATTAATTATTACTGCAATTCAAATGAAGTTGCAGAAAAAGTGGGTAAACTATTAAGGAGGCTATCAAATTATGAAAAACAAATTTTTTTCAAATGCGCCAATCCATATCATGCTTATTTTAGGTGGTATTGCAATGGCATTACCTTTTATTTGGATGATTTTAACTTCAGGGAAAACGTTGGTTGAATCTACCCAAATTCCACCTACAATTTTCCCTGAGAAATTTCAGCTAAGTAACTATCAACAAGTACTTGATTTATT includes:
- a CDS encoding ATP-binding cassette domain-containing protein; this translates as MNEYIEIIHARENNLKNVSLKIPKNKITIFTGVSGSGKSSIVFDTIAQEAGRQLNETYDSFTRLFLPKYSRPEVDEINNLSTAIVVNQKKIGGSARSTLGTITDINALFRVLFSRFATPSLGYANAYSFNDPSGMCSVCQGIGKTIALDVEKAVDHERSLNEGAILLPGFTVGSWYWKLHAETGLFDPDKKINKYTPEEYQLLMYADAQKITTAETGDMNVTYEGIVTRFMRTTIHTEKETSKRAAKVIEEFTVMKACPSCAGKRYNSEVLASTIDGYNIHDVTSVQLTELIEILKEIDNETRHPIIIGIQKRVQDLVDIGLGYMDLCRETNSLSGGESQRVKMVKQLASSLTNMIYIFDEPSTGLHPRDVYRLNELLRKIRDVGNTVLVVEHDPDVIQIADYIVDVGPFAGTHGGEITFTGSYEELLQSDTLTGKSLKQSLPINEQPRLVNDYYESQSSSLHNLKNIQLRVPKGIFTAITGVAGSGKSTLVNQVFAKDYPDAIQINQTPIHTNKRSNPATYTGIMNSIRKSFAKASGMDAGYFSYNSKGACPECNGSGTIELNLSFMDKSEVECTHCHGKRYNPTVLEHVYQGKNIVEVMDMTIEEAVVFFDAKDIQRKLKNLQEVGIGYLTLGQPMDTLSGGEAQRLKLANELKTNGNIYILDEPTTGLHMSDVKNVIRIINNLVEKGNTVIVIEHNVDVIRNADWVIDLGPDGGRDGGEILFEGTVKELRESTTITGKYV
- a CDS encoding extracellular solute-binding protein → MKKKVLSALFSMLLVTSLAACSSGGDKASGGTKDENADKGLEVLGDTVTFDPNKLVNEGEPITIEYWTWGENDPTLKMAEAYEEIYPNVEIKEVIQPWDDFWTKLPLSLKGKNGPAVFNIHNSQHDLIMPYLEAYDIPVENLQADFNSVDPHIIDGNVYYTDSVINTGNIYYNKKLWEEAGLTDKDIPKTWEQFRGIAKKLTKTDGDKIVQAGFNYNGETYNALYQGMNYQKGELLFSKDGKVANYDNSVTIENTQFFVDLYEKDKVGSKDFGDDSTMSFGNGQTAMVYKWGWMVGELEAKYPDIEYGVFATPTPTEEVPFAYDRFNGESTPGINKNQTEEQRAIAQDFIRFCLANDEYSVTAGLTMASFPTKKSLADNPRILEDPVLSVIAPRVERLIWPGAFPSTIETSAKQTIEDILYNGKSVEVAVKEGQERMDSDMKNSDFTSLESSYQFFDEAK
- a CDS encoding carbohydrate ABC transporter permease, giving the protein MGSRSRVSSNIFSLRNVTILFLVGYFGIFVIYPIYKAFAGSLHDWNPLIDQYDFVGLANFKNVLTNQLFWSSISNTFIFAFFSVIFRIIIGLGLAILLYSKLARFKTFFRGMFYMPTITPLVAVSFVWMWLYNPQFGLINKVFHIDINWLKDSHWALPAIIIMTIWKDFGYATVIFLGGLMGLPEDVFEAADMDGASKWQRFVNITWPLLKPTTLFVTITSLISYLQAYVQILIMTEGGPGTSTYVISYLIFDEAFVKYNFGVASAMAIILFVIIGILTVIMFKITGESEGLA
- a CDS encoding carbohydrate ABC transporter permease, yielding MNAERIKTIFFNTILLIIALITVVPFIWMLISSFAPNSEIVKIGGSFFPTPSTFSNYTSIQERFNFMRMFANSLVVSLTVTVLTIYSSALVGFVFAKFKFRGRNILFGMVLSSMMLPWAVTIIPKYEMMVNFGWLDTYKSLIIPSIVSGFGIFMFRQSISQISDEMLEAARVDGASDFFIFHRIILPMSRNTISSLAIFQFLWSWEDFLWPFLMINDENKQLISVGLRLFNGQYGTDYGGLFAATSISIIPVIIVYIVFQKQFIAGIASGSGK
- a CDS encoding LacI family DNA-binding transcriptional regulator is translated as MRVTIKQIAEEANVSVTTVSNVINKRSHRVSKEKIALIENIIEKYNYIPNMNARSLVQSSSNLIGLLYFSAIDNADFVFSDPFTAEVLSGIEEQAKNHGYFVLVHNVNSAEDVKTIQRNWRFEGFIVVGVRVKEFLELNNVFDGPVVYIDTHLSKETLRELEQQTNRLFVNTNDYQASTLAVEHLIHYGHEKIAFLSFDYIVGEPSVIQERHQAYIDTLKKYHLTFKSHWIYNNSEFERIYQELAEFTAIVVTGDYLAAKLVKFLKNKNKRVMEQLSIIGFDDITFAELMDPALTTIRLNPGNKGAIAFHQLIGLAKQEEIKNQVLLLEGELISRDSVHKIK
- a CDS encoding LacI family DNA-binding transcriptional regulator, producing the protein MVGIRDVAKRAGVSIATVSRVLNEDPTLSVTDETKRKIAESVNFYHYVKKSPVAKNLTNIALITTVSEVDELEDPYFRTIRRGIQIEAEQSKVNLKKIIRLSETPLEQDDLLKCQGVLIIGQVLSSVIEEVSAINSNVVVIDDPSIEAEVDAVYTDLTKATNQHLDRLYKKGHRNIAFIGGGRVRLDSQGNKHVSDDDYRKIAYETWMKQKGLEKYSQIYLEGWTTLDGMQAADLLLKKHAQDKLPTAIMVGNDPIAVGVYRSLQKNGLHIPEDISIVSFDNIEVAEFLTPALNTVNVNTEEIGKLAVRMVNERIKEVRKVSIQVIVSNNIIVRESEKNID
- a CDS encoding extracellular solute-binding protein is translated as MKHFKKIALTGLAVLTGTLLAACGGGDSNSKDGQVTLSYASWDTDQAPGLRKMLDEFEKQNPDIKVEMETTPWDQYWVKLEAATTGGNMPDVVTMHSSESYKYMSQNALMGLDDVIKENDIDMGNFTEGIADFYTLEDELYAIPKDASVVGLWYNKELFDNAGVDYPDETWTWETLRQAAIDLTDESKGIYGFASHIGTETGYWPFIYQNGGEVFADDNTKSGLNTPEAQEALAFYRDIALVDHASPTITELQDPDKLSRFQSGRLAMMIEGNWFAPGFLKNDYLVENAASAVLPKGKVNATITNGLGWAASANTKHPEEVKKLMAFLASEDANKIQAETGASIPALKGFEDEWAASSDTIDLSAFGKMLEYGVPRPYNKDGLRAEQAEVQIINRILSGEVTVEDGTAQIEKEVNAILSGN
- a CDS encoding carbohydrate ABC transporter permease; translated protein: MKNRIFGKYRKDQVIWGYIFIFPTALGLILLNIWPAIQTAILSFQKTVGFGDTEWVGLRNYQKMFADGEVFQSLLNTLIYAVVSIPSIVVLSLLVAVLMNRKVKGLSIYRTIYFLPVVAAPSAVAMIWRWMFNNDYGLINNMLAKIGLDGPAWLTDPSIAIYSIIIVGVWSAIGYNMVLLLAGLQEIPKDYYEAAEIDGASPIQQFFNITLPLVTPTLFFVVVTTVINAFQVFDVIFMMITPNSTAMFKSQSLAYLFYKHSFILNDKGYGSAIVMFLLVIILIITAIQMKLQKKWVNY